A window of Caldicellulosiruptoraceae bacterium PP1 contains these coding sequences:
- a CDS encoding beta-galactosidase, translating into MANIKLKEFLYGGDYNPDQWPEEILNEDIRLMKYFNVNAATFPVFSWAKLQPEEDRFDFEWLDKIINLLYENGIYTVLATPTAAQPAWLSKKYPEILPVDEYGRQRKHGARQNYCPNSPVMKEAVRRVAEEMAKHYKDHPSILLWHISNEYGPYCYCEKCEKAFREWLKDKYKTIENLNEKWYTSFWGRTFYDFDEIVVPSFLNEHVTLLGTVTCMQALSLDYNRFMSDSLLNLFKIEKESIRKYMPDTPITTNLMRDYKPLNYYKWAKEMDVVSWDCYPTIKDHPSSIAFQHDIMRGLKDGQPFLLMEQSPNQVNWQTYNSLKRPGVMRLYSYQAVAHGADSVMFFQWRQARGSAEKFHSAMVPHVMHENTRSGRELKQLGEELKKLNKIIDSKIDAKVAILFDWENWWALEYSLGPNNSIRYSQHVEYFYKSFFKKNIQVDIINPRSDLSKYSLIVAPLLYMMNEDISKKIEQYVASGGYLITTYLSGLVDENDLIVLGGYPGWLRKILGIWVEEIDSLYPDMKNSIIVNNPSLDFNGEFECSTICDVINLEGANVLATYGKDFYKNTPAVTENTFGNGKAVYIGTKPSEEFLDKLFDYYLNSLNIKPILYVPDGVEVTKRQYENVYFIFVINHNDYEIKINLDKEYYNMLSEQKISGEICLAAKDVLILTI; encoded by the coding sequence ATGGCTAATATTAAATTAAAAGAATTCTTGTATGGCGGGGATTACAATCCTGATCAATGGCCTGAAGAAATATTAAATGAAGACATTAGACTCATGAAATACTTTAATGTAAATGCTGCAACATTTCCAGTTTTCTCATGGGCAAAATTACAACCAGAAGAGGATAGGTTTGATTTTGAATGGCTTGATAAAATTATAAATTTATTATATGAAAATGGAATATATACAGTATTAGCAACACCTACAGCTGCTCAACCAGCATGGCTTTCGAAAAAATATCCAGAAATATTACCTGTTGATGAATATGGAAGACAAAGAAAGCATGGTGCAAGACAAAACTATTGCCCAAATAGCCCTGTTATGAAAGAAGCAGTAAGAAGAGTAGCAGAAGAAATGGCAAAACATTATAAAGATCATCCTTCTATTTTACTCTGGCATATAAGCAACGAATATGGCCCATACTGCTACTGTGAAAAGTGTGAAAAGGCTTTTAGAGAATGGCTTAAAGACAAATATAAAACAATTGAAAATCTAAATGAAAAGTGGTATACAAGCTTTTGGGGAAGAACATTTTATGATTTTGACGAAATTGTTGTTCCTTCATTTTTAAATGAACATGTAACCCTTTTAGGAACTGTTACATGTATGCAGGCATTATCACTTGATTATAATAGATTTATGTCTGATAGCCTTTTAAACCTTTTCAAAATTGAAAAAGAATCAATAAGAAAATATATGCCTGATACACCTATAACAACAAATTTAATGAGGGATTATAAACCATTAAATTATTATAAATGGGCTAAAGAAATGGATGTTGTTTCATGGGATTGCTACCCCACAATAAAAGATCATCCTTCAAGCATTGCCTTTCAGCACGATATAATGCGTGGGCTTAAAGATGGGCAGCCTTTTTTACTGATGGAGCAATCTCCAAATCAGGTTAATTGGCAAACATATAATTCTTTAAAACGCCCAGGTGTAATGAGATTATATAGTTACCAAGCAGTAGCACATGGAGCAGATTCGGTTATGTTTTTCCAATGGAGACAAGCAAGAGGCTCTGCTGAAAAATTCCATTCTGCAATGGTTCCACATGTAATGCATGAAAATACAAGAAGCGGCAGAGAACTAAAGCAGCTTGGTGAAGAACTCAAAAAGCTTAATAAAATAATTGATTCAAAAATTGATGCAAAAGTAGCAATACTTTTTGATTGGGAAAACTGGTGGGCTTTAGAATATTCATTAGGTCCAAATAACTCTATCAGGTATTCGCAACACGTAGAGTATTTCTATAAATCATTTTTCAAAAAGAATATACAGGTTGATATCATTAATCCAAGAAGTGATTTGTCGAAATATTCTCTGATTGTTGCACCACTTTTATATATGATGAATGAAGATATTTCAAAAAAGATAGAACAATATGTTGCAAGTGGCGGTTACTTAATCACAACTTACTTATCTGGGCTTGTTGATGAAAATGATTTAATTGTTTTAGGTGGTTATCCTGGCTGGCTAAGAAAAATACTTGGTATATGGGTGGAAGAAATTGATTCACTTTATCCTGATATGAAAAATTCAATTATTGTAAATAATCCATCATTAGATTTTAATGGTGAGTTTGAATGTTCAACTATATGCGATGTAATTAATCTTGAAGGTGCTAATGTTTTAGCTACTTATGGCAAAGATTTTTATAAAAATACACCAGCTGTAACTGAAAATACATTTGGTAATGGAAAAGCAGTATATATTGGAACAAAACCAAGCGAAGAATTTTTAGACAAATTATTTGATTATTATTTAAATTCGTTGAACATCAAACCTATACTATATGTACCAGATGGTGTTGAAGTTACCAAAAGGCAGTATGAAAATGTATATTTTATTTTTGTAATAAATCATAATGATTATGAAATCAAAATAAACCTTGATAAAGAATATTACAATATGTTATCTGAACAAAAAATATCTGGTGAAATATGTTTAGCTGCTAAAGATGTATTGATTTTAACTATATAA
- the acpP gene encoding acyl carrier protein has translation MVFEKLSEIIANKLNIDKEEITLTKTFEDLGLDSLDIVEIVMEIEDAFGIEIEEDKNFGNVGDLVKYIEEKLQ, from the coding sequence ATGGTTTTTGAAAAATTAAGTGAGATTATAGCAAATAAATTAAATATAGATAAAGAAGAAATAACTTTAACAAAAACATTTGAGGATTTAGGTTTAGATTCTTTAGATATAGTTGAAATTGTTATGGAAATTGAAGATGCTTTTGGAATAGAGATTGAGGAAGATAAAAACTTTGGCAATGTAGGAGATTTAGTTAAGTATATAGAAGAAAAGCTCCAATAA
- a CDS encoding response regulator, whose product MLRVMVVEDEPMIVEGLKKIIESNGNFKVVDTAYDGVNGLEKIIIHNPDVCVVDIKIPGIDGLKLIEEVKKRQINTKFVILSGYSDFKFAQKAIEYGVVAYLLKPVNAEILINHLNKIYSEINKQKNLLNSINLAKDKVLENLITNSQHSIDISVLNNIYNLNLPWEKYQIALVQISTMSLLNNVTDNIQHKITQIKDVIDKFLKKYDIGYTLILKNNICILFKNFWYPFNSRTFNLLKNQIKSTFKEEVVLSVGRPVDHYSEIYLSLKDAQMLLGKNFLYGYKGIIYIWDDHYQETQTSILPEDLLKKQVKIAIELGNFIQLNDCIENLSKNFMHTNMSEEEIKSHFLNIYIEILNQLTNVNIIEKEQLDSYLSPIELRKFYLCENMVELKGLLKYLFSSIIEENHQTQNENIKDKIEEYIQKNYNSDAKLDTIAKIFGYNSSYFSKLFKRLFGENYTTYIDKIKIEKAKQFLIQGYKVYEVAKKVGYDDVDYFCSKFKKYVGIQPSSFKSKIESK is encoded by the coding sequence TTGTTAAGAGTAATGGTTGTTGAAGACGAGCCAATGATTGTAGAAGGTCTTAAAAAAATCATAGAATCAAATGGAAATTTTAAAGTAGTTGATACTGCATATGATGGTGTAAATGGACTTGAAAAGATTATTATACATAATCCTGATGTATGTGTTGTAGATATAAAAATCCCTGGCATTGATGGACTTAAGCTTATAGAAGAAGTTAAAAAAAGGCAAATAAATACTAAGTTTGTTATTTTATCTGGTTATTCTGATTTTAAATTTGCTCAAAAGGCAATAGAATATGGTGTTGTTGCCTATTTATTAAAACCTGTAAATGCTGAAATTTTAATAAATCACTTAAATAAGATATACTCAGAGATAAATAAGCAAAAAAATCTTTTAAATAGCATAAATCTTGCAAAAGATAAGGTTTTAGAAAATTTAATTACAAATAGTCAGCACTCGATTGACATAAGTGTGCTCAATAATATATATAATCTTAATCTCCCCTGGGAGAAATACCAGATTGCTTTGGTTCAAATATCTACAATGTCACTACTTAATAATGTTACTGATAATATTCAGCATAAAATCACGCAGATAAAAGATGTAATTGACAAATTTCTCAAAAAATACGATATAGGATATACCCTAATTTTAAAAAATAATATATGTATCTTATTCAAAAACTTTTGGTATCCATTTAACAGCAGAACTTTTAACCTCTTAAAGAATCAGATAAAAAGCACCTTCAAAGAGGAAGTAGTTCTGTCTGTTGGAAGACCTGTGGACCATTATTCTGAAATTTATCTTTCATTAAAAGATGCTCAAATGCTTCTTGGTAAGAATTTTCTATATGGGTATAAGGGTATTATTTATATTTGGGATGATCACTACCAAGAAACTCAAACATCAATTTTACCTGAAGATTTATTAAAGAAACAAGTAAAGATAGCAATAGAATTAGGAAATTTCATTCAATTAAATGACTGCATTGAGAATTTATCAAAGAATTTTATGCATACCAATATGTCAGAGGAAGAAATAAAATCTCATTTTTTAAATATTTATATTGAGATATTAAACCAATTAACTAATGTTAATATTATTGAGAAAGAACAGTTGGATAGTTATTTAAGCCCTATTGAATTAAGAAAGTTTTATTTATGCGAAAATATGGTGGAATTAAAAGGCCTATTGAAATATTTATTTAGCAGCATAATTGAAGAGAACCATCAAACTCAAAATGAAAATATAAAAGATAAAATAGAAGAATATATACAAAAAAACTATAATAGCGATGCTAAACTGGATACAATTGCAAAGATTTTTGGGTATAATTCTTCATATTTCAGTAAACTTTTCAAAAGATTATTTGGAGAAAATTATACAACGTATATTGATAAAATTAAGATAGAAAAGGCTAAACAATTTTTAATACAGGGATATAAAGTATATGAAGTTGCAAAAAAAGTAGGATATGATGATGTTGATTATTTTTGCTCAAAATTCAAAAAATATGTAGGAATACAACCAAGTAGCTTCAAAAGTAAAATAGAAAGTAAATAA
- a CDS encoding MarR family winged helix-turn-helix transcriptional regulator: MDRSYNILNHLLVDIFNDILQIEQNALKNNEIGELSITQIHTIEAIGRGKEKTMSEIAKSLEVTVGTLTIMIDSLIKKGYVERKRKEDDRRVVLVKLTKKGEAVYLLHEMFHREMIRTIIDGLNDEEEKVLINALEKLKEFFRSKYNLTKGKE, from the coding sequence ATGGATAGAAGCTATAACATTCTTAATCATTTGTTGGTAGATATTTTTAATGACATTCTTCAAATAGAGCAAAATGCCCTAAAAAATAATGAAATAGGTGAACTATCTATTACTCAAATTCATACAATTGAGGCAATTGGAAGAGGAAAAGAAAAGACAATGAGTGAAATAGCAAAGTCTTTAGAAGTTACTGTAGGAACACTGACAATAATGATTGATAGCCTTATTAAAAAAGGTTACGTTGAAAGAAAAAGAAAAGAGGATGACAGAAGGGTTGTTCTTGTGAAACTTACAAAAAAAGGTGAAGCGGTATATTTATTACATGAAATGTTTCATAGAGAAATGATTAGGACAATAATTGATGGATTAAATGATGAAGAAGAAAAGGTATTAATTAATGCTTTAGAAAAATTAAAAGAGTTTTTCAGAAGCAAATATAATTTAACAAAAGGGAAAGAGTGA
- a CDS encoding beta-ketoacyl-ACP synthase III has protein sequence MKEVKIISTGSYVPENIIDNNFLSNIVETSDEWITSRTGIKQRRISKDENTSDIAYKAALKAIEKANIDVLDIENIIVATITPDSFSPSVSCIVQEKLGAKNASCFDVNAACTGLIYGISIAWALIKSGLYKNSLVIGAEVLSKIIDWKDRNTCVLFGDGASAVFLSASEQKGIISTFIMSDGQKGNAIKIPALPVENIITGFVEKPQCKISMDGREVYRFATDVMAKSIEKVLENSGLNIEDISLIIPHQANIRIIEYAADKLKVSKDKFYINIDKYGNTSAASIGIALDEAFDEGRIKSGDNIILVGFGGGLTWGATLIKV, from the coding sequence ATGAAGGAAGTAAAAATAATTTCAACAGGAAGTTATGTACCAGAGAATATAATTGATAACAATTTTCTTTCAAATATAGTTGAAACAAGTGATGAATGGATAACTTCAAGAACAGGAATAAAGCAAAGAAGAATTTCAAAGGATGAAAACACCTCAGATATTGCTTATAAGGCAGCACTTAAGGCGATAGAAAAAGCAAATATTGATGTTTTGGATATTGAAAATATTATTGTTGCAACAATTACACCCGATTCATTCTCACCCTCTGTTTCTTGCATTGTTCAAGAGAAACTTGGAGCAAAAAATGCTTCATGCTTTGATGTAAATGCTGCATGTACTGGACTTATATATGGTATTTCAATAGCATGGGCATTAATTAAATCAGGCCTTTATAAAAATAGCCTTGTTATTGGAGCTGAAGTATTATCAAAGATTATTGATTGGAAAGACAGAAATACTTGCGTTTTATTTGGAGATGGAGCATCTGCAGTATTTTTGTCAGCATCTGAACAAAAGGGTATAATATCAACTTTTATAATGTCAGACGGCCAAAAAGGTAATGCTATAAAAATACCTGCATTACCAGTTGAAAATATTATTACAGGTTTTGTTGAAAAACCTCAATGTAAAATTTCAATGGATGGAAGGGAGGTATATAGATTCGCAACTGATGTAATGGCTAAAAGTATAGAAAAGGTATTAGAAAATTCAGGATTAAATATTGAAGATATTTCTCTTATTATTCCTCATCAAGCTAATATAAGAATTATTGAATATGCTGCTGACAAACTAAAAGTTTCAAAAGATAAATTTTATATAAACATTGATAAATACGGTAATACTTCAGCAGCAAGTATTGGGATTGCACTTGATGAAGCCTTTGATGAAGGCAGGATAAAATCAGGAGATAATATTATTCTTGTTGGTTTTGGTGGAGGACTTACTTGGGGAGCTACATTGATTAAAGTATAG